A genomic stretch from Microcebus murinus isolate Inina chromosome 19, M.murinus_Inina_mat1.0, whole genome shotgun sequence includes:
- the TMEM265 gene encoding transmembrane protein 265 has product MADEEKAVETLVGNSEAAHTPSPIRCCWLRLRYLAATSIICGCSCLGVMALVFAIKAEERLKAGRSEEAVHWGARARRLILASFAVWFAVLILGPILLWLLSYAIAQAE; this is encoded by the exons ATGGCCGACGAGGAGAAGGCAGTGGAGACCTTGGTGGGGAACTCAGAAGCTGCTCATACCCCATCCCCCATCCGCTGCTGCTGGCTCCGCCTCCGCTACTTGGCAGCTACTAGCATTATCTGTGGCTGCTCTTGCCTGGGAGTCATGGCTCTTGTGTTTGCCATCAAG GCGGAAGAGCGACTTAAGGCAGGCCGGTCCGAGGAGGCAGTGCACTGGGGGGCCCGGGCCCGGAGGCTCATCCTTGCCAGCTTTGCTGTCTGGTTTGCTGTCCTCATTCTGGGGCCCATACTGCTGTGGCTTCTTTCCTACGCCATCGCTCAAGCTGAGTGA
- the LOC142862447 gene encoding translation machinery-associated protein 7-like produces the protein MSGGEGGKKKPLKQPKKQAKEMDEEDKAFKQKQKEQKKLEELKAKAAGKGPLATGGIKKSGKK, from the coding sequence ATGTCCGGCGGCGAAGGTGGCAAGAAAAAGCCCCTGAAACAGCCCAAGAAGCAGGCCAAGGAGATGGACGAGGAAGATAAGGCATTCAAGCAGAAACAAAAAGAGCAGAAGAAACTCGAGGAGCTAAAAGCGAAGGCTGCGGGGAAAGGCCCCCTGGCTACCGGTGGAATTAAGAAATCTGGTAAAAAGTAA